The DNA region tgcgcggatcccagtacgcgacttcaatcaccgattagagaagattgttggctagAAAGTACTTCAAtgcatccacacgatgaagatcaagaagatgcttggttacaaaatcctacggtgcaaagacacaacaacttcttcataagagatatgaactaaggcaagaactttgtctcaagtcacaatttgcataaacaaggatttctcaatgcttgtgtaacttgccacactttgatggccccttaaaataatcatttaatatgtctagggttaggagaaaagaaggcctaaagacacatccatggattggaatcaaaacagaactcagaatctgtttttcttaaacctcgacagatagaggcatcgagatgctgtcgagcagctgtcgagccacggggctggaacagctctttaaaccttgacacatgctagctgtcgagctttaatgaacttgcactattcagcttgattcttggacaaacttgatgacttcaacacttaatcttgaaactcagtttcttgaagcattaaacacatcctaattctacccaattacaagtaaagtgcgttttgtcaaaggattagccaattacataaaagaatgacatatgttctaaacaggTGAAACACATacgtcctaacaatctctccctttggcaatctgtgacaaaaccacaacaaacaaatgaacatatgagagaagtcataaatcactcaactcatactcacttgttgaatacaataaaatctatcctaacacaaactcttgaaaaactttacaaaaagagagtttatgacaagtagactttgacaacctatatttctgaaacactttaaacaaaactcatcaaggcatcttagtgtgaaacagaaataatagattgcatacaaatagagaatcatgtgtataaagagagaaaagaaacaacacatgtagagataggtgaaagaacatacatcatcacatatataacaaagataagcacaatgtatgtaataatggtcacaagacctaggtacaagaagaaaatgtatctaaagtggagaaaagaaaaagatacaaataatccttactacatccctcaacacttaacactccccctatcaaaaagtccctatacaagctctccccctaagtatgactactcttataacccaaaactactccccatttttatcacgagtgacaaagggtagagtgtcaagtagacatctcatcggtagagctagcatctccatcatcatcatctgaagcatcatcgtcatcaccatcatcagcCTTAGACTCAGAAGCcacaggaggtggtggaggagaacctttgggagcaaaaccacccatagTCGCTTGTCGccgagcaatgcgaccaacacgaacattcacctgatacaactctgtagagagcgtatccaggcgagcatccatgcgctgaagctgcgccatgatgtcTCATAATGACACATCGCTCGTAGAAGAGGAGGGAGAGGATGAAGCACGGGTAGATCTAGATGGAGCGGAACGGGAGGAGGGAGCTGCTGAACCTATCTGTCGTGATCTAAACTAcgcctcactacgttttacggtagcggtgtctatggcaaccatgacatgaaaagggtcggagacaggaaaaggaatggaaaaatggggtaaaatcctcgtgatagcggaaggaaagatgagcttatcacgggtagccgtatccttatacacatctatgatagaaaagataaaatgtgaaggaaagtcaatggtgagatcctcaagaagagacaacagaaaacgagcacgaggctctgtaatagagttgtagagagagaggatacaacacaaaagtcatcaccatgttttagaaacgaggacctttagccAAAGGTCGACATCACGTAAACTagtgctcaccccaatcagaagggcgcTCACAAAAAGCAgaaatcatctcgtctttggacacagtccgtagacgctcacaaccggggtagtcaggatgcacaACCCTCGATACCtggagcacatcggataccaactccggtgtgacaacaatgcgcgtacctcgaacgcgagtgtgAAAGAAAGGTACTGaagaatcaaatccatgcatgttggagtagaactcttggatcagcacggaaggacaagtgaccgggatgtcacacagtgactcccattcccgtttgtgaaagacatcgggaaggtcGGTGTCGGCGAAGTCTGCTAGAACAACTTGgggttccgaatgaacacctcgtttagagaagttctccgagaagtcctgatgagctttctcatcacggaaccaaaCAGAAagaggagtaggatcagaagatgaggaggccctagaacgaagaaGGTTCTGGGTCAGAATacacttacgttttggtgccatagacactactaacgtaAACAGACAGAGAggggggagaaagaaacactcagaaaagtcccaaaaacaatacaaatataacaagtatattgaaaagagaacgtatgcatgaggaatgcatgaatatgggacatgcaatataaaaaacatcatgggctcagcccaatccaatcctaccagcacacaaacatactgcacacatctaaatgcatgagaagaAAGATAGAATACTAATGTGATGTAATgtatggagtttttaagatcaaatctacaaaacccatcccaaaaattccaacaaaaaatcatcaattttgaaaaaccccaaaatttttcaaaaaccccaaaacctaggtttcaaaacatgaaatgcaagagaatgagggaaaagaagcttaccaagtgaagagaaacttgaagaagcttgaagaaaccttgagaaaaggatttggagtgagagagagagtttggaagatgaaaagacaaATCTATCGAGAGAAAGATcgagagaaaagagaaacaGATCGCACAGAACCTTTAAATAGAGGTTCAGTAAATCCCGATAGATACaattgagaggtgtcgagacatctgtcgaggtagGTGTCAAGAAATACAATGCCGATAGATTCAGTTATTaagaaggtgtcgaggaacaagaCAGGACACGAgaacagatgctcgatcgatccagaaggtgccgagaagctatcgagaggacaagaggtttctcgatcgatccagaaggtgtcgagaagctatcgagaggacaggaggtttctcgattgatccaaaaggtgtcgagaagctatcgagattgcgataagaaaaagctgagaaGTTTGACGGACAGCCAAGTGTCGAGGAGGTATCaagccaacttttcaaaatagtttttcgagaagggaaaaacacaaacatgaatgcaatcacgcatgcaactcaaccaatgatccaatcaacatattagactctcaaaatcatctctcaacaacaattttaagcacagggatctcaaaatacacactcacacactaaacaagtctaaccgatttcatatttcaaaaataagtcaagacagtttagtgagcatacatcaacacatgtaaaccttgtgatggccaaatcacattgtacctgcacatatatcaaaaatagcaaagaatattgcgtgttgtgtgtgaaaacatcacaagattgcataaatgTCTCTAAgatatgacgatttgagatatgagaaaatcactttaactcacacacaatcataactgtttgatggagactatcacctttgaggtacatcctataactcccacatctcctaaaaaacacgcttgcaatcatatttaaagcatttttgttcttttttcttttattttctttgcatatatatatatatatatttattaaccaaaccatgcatgggtatataaaagagaaaagaaatacccaattatgtttaGCTTTTGACAGTGTACTTTTGCTataccgaagcatacagatgtcattgacattgcacttttgctatgtcgaagcatacagatgtcatatcataaTTGAcaggtaacagtggtgagatgattatttatgccttcctcttaggattttctaatcctacccgtcaaaaagagtgatacgagtgttaagtacaagagatcacttaaccttactcatcacaaactaATAGCTACAAAGTTTACTCGCTTAGttatgcatagagatgctcatctaagctacaagtgatacaaagtttagaaaactctgtttcaatagccattttaaggttcacaagaaccaatgtacacatacacacactgtttttgtatttttctgatttttcaatatttatttttatttttatatgaaaagcaaaataaataaaaaactgaaagtaagcaaacaaaaacatgttaatcaaagcaaaacaatgcataaaactagactgactcaaaaacagtaaagcaaaacacacaaataatgcaaaaacaaaaacaagaaggggagagggagaaaaatgaataaatcacttggaacccttttccttccacaccttggaagaacctttcctttttgcaaacccttgaacTGGTGAAgagggggaaggattgaaaccattcaagtttgaaagaaacatgagggctttaagaagatctccaagagaaGCAAGAGAGAtttgaagctgattctggttcccagatgctatcatgccattgctctgttgaATGGCTAatcacttatagcaatttggtcgagtatgaccagcaataccacaatgatgacagagatactgcttcttctgtttaggcttttgagagttagccttcttagccttgggtttttagtttccttcttctcaagTTTAGGTGTGGTGCTCCTAAGATGaatttacccttgtctaggttctcacttgctaagtcagttttaacatcattgttctcaattttaatgttattagcaggaggaacaaaaacaggaGTACTAGCAAAAGCAACattagaggaagagaattcataccccaaaTCGGTTCAattagaagcagatttctgaatgctaagcatctcatccagctttgcacttgatgtcctctccaattgagctctaacttgaaatagTTCTGTttcaagcttcttagtcttctcagccaagaaattgttctcgaatctcagtgccccaatagtctgattagcttcatcaaacttagtggaaagctcttcacggtcaagttccacatcactgagcttcttggtggctagtctatagagtttctcatgcttctcagaaagcttATACAGTTTCTCATCGGCTATATGGAtacatcttgatcatccatcttttcaaacttggattccaccaattcctcttcttcatccacatcttcaacaatccctttagtaggattggcagtggcagtgaaggcattcaaaatttcGTTATCCTCATTGtcagaatcatcctcaggctcagtgtcgctcaaagtagcagctagtgccttgctcttcctaatgctcttgagatatgtaggatactcttgtttcatgtggctgaagccttgacacccgaaacacttaggtcctgctggaatagtgtactgactgccatccctagcatccttcttccctttatcttggctcttgaaccgAGAAAAgctagattgcctacggtccttgtcgaagccttttccattggcatttttcatgaatttcttgaattgtctggtgatgtaggactttatcttagagtcttcaacgtctgatgactcatctgtttcattgctcttggccttcagtgccatgctcttgcctttGCCCGACTTGCCGATTCTTGTCAACAATAGCTCATAGGTTTGTAGATTGCCAAccagctcagtcaaaggaatcttgtcaatattctttgattcctctattgttgtgatcttggcatggaatctctcgggcagagatctgagcacttttctcataatcttgggttcaggaatgatTTTTCCAAGATTgaaagctgagttcactatgtccttgagcttggcatagaactcatcaaatgactcatcctccttcatcttaattttttcgaagcttgtagtgagcctctgtaacttcgaatctttgacagcctttgttctctcataggttgtctagaggatggtccatgcttccttagcattttcagtggaggatatagtcttgaactcctcattagtgactgcattgaataaggcattcaatgccctgctgttgaagttcgccgccttgatcttagtttcatcccaatcggctgacgcttctttaggcttggtccagcctatctccacagcttgccacaccttctcatctagagactgcaagaaatctctcatgcgtactttctagtatg from Castanea sativa cultivar Marrone di Chiusa Pesio chromosome 6, ASM4071231v1 includes:
- the LOC142641051 gene encoding uncharacterized protein LOC142641051 isoform X1 is translated as MKEDESFDEFYAKLKDIVNSAFNLGKIIPEPKIMRKVLRSLPERFHAKITTIEESKNIDKIPLTELVGNLQTYELLLTRIGKSGKGKSMALKAKSNETDESSDVEDSKIKSYITRQFKKFMKNANGKGFDKDRRQSSFSRFKSQDKGKKDARDGSQYTIPAGPKCFGCQGFSHMKQEYPTYLKSIRKSKALAATLSDTEPEDDSDNEDNEILNAFTATANPTKGIVEDVDEEEELVESKFEKMDDQDVSI